Proteins from one Bacteroidota bacterium genomic window:
- a CDS encoding peptidylprolyl isomerase, protein MTTLVFAIFAGIIGCGGSSSYVADIAGDKITIQDFEQVYAKNNGGWEAAAKTSVEDRQKFLDLYVKFRLKVKEAYSLGYNNDKELKNELNDYRKNLAVSYMLEKEITKPALEMMYQRKLKVLRASHILVGTTSANPEDTLMAFNEGLAIIDSLKFGISFEELALNNSRDPSVQNNKGDLYYFSAGQLVPEFEDVAYSLKPGEITLVPVKTQFGYHIIKVTDIKNNQGAVKASHIMKRHTRGANPADSAKAYEEIKTILDSIKAGKDFAETARNLSDDTYSAERGGDLGFIERGRTVREFDEVLFDLKDGEVSGIVKTQFGYHIIKRDHAQGIAPFKEMEQQLKTDYQNYRFQYDYNTMVNKLRTLYSFKENNDAVKAFSVSVDTSKTTSDINWDSTVSAATRALVIYTFGDRKVTVDELIELTKTNQDLKNLALKLPFTIQTIVSKVGTGLIAEHHARQLEGKFPDFNRTMKEYEEGILLFKAEQENVWNKVQPSDSILKKYHAERSATYQWPDRVNVQEIFVPSDSVAQLVQKAMTGYTVDSLVAKKQKGKSKKAAYDTVKIVVAPISFDSAAALYNVRGTTLETRGVLGLQPLSTNTVTQRAWGIPEKDTITYFPNEGGFSFVKALKKDPAREKTFEEAQSEVSGAFQEYETKRLSDEWFQSLQKKYPVQLNADALAKTFAKPPATAASEKQ, encoded by the coding sequence ATGACCACCCTCGTTTTCGCAATATTTGCGGGAATCATTGGCTGCGGCGGTTCAAGTTCGTACGTTGCAGATATTGCCGGTGATAAGATCACGATCCAAGATTTTGAGCAGGTCTATGCAAAGAATAACGGCGGCTGGGAAGCTGCGGCAAAAACATCGGTGGAAGATCGCCAAAAGTTTTTGGATCTCTATGTAAAATTTCGACTAAAAGTGAAAGAAGCTTACTCTCTTGGATATAACAATGACAAAGAATTGAAAAATGAACTGAACGATTATCGAAAAAATCTTGCTGTTTCATACATGCTGGAAAAGGAAATCACCAAGCCGGCATTGGAAATGATGTATCAACGTAAATTAAAGGTACTCCGTGCAAGTCATATCCTGGTAGGAACAACCTCCGCAAATCCAGAAGATACATTGATGGCATTTAATGAAGGATTAGCAATCATTGATTCATTGAAATTTGGAATTTCTTTTGAAGAATTAGCCTTGAATAATTCCCGGGATCCTTCAGTTCAAAACAATAAAGGTGATCTGTATTATTTCAGTGCCGGACAATTGGTACCGGAATTTGAAGATGTTGCTTACAGTTTAAAACCGGGTGAAATTACATTGGTCCCAGTGAAAACTCAATTTGGTTATCACATTATTAAAGTGACCGATATAAAAAACAACCAAGGTGCGGTAAAAGCAAGCCACATCATGAAGCGGCATACGCGCGGCGCAAATCCCGCAGATTCTGCAAAAGCGTATGAAGAAATTAAGACTATATTGGATTCTATTAAAGCGGGAAAAGATTTCGCCGAAACAGCCCGCAATTTGTCCGACGATACCTACAGCGCAGAACGAGGCGGCGATCTTGGATTTATTGAACGCGGAAGAACGGTGAGAGAATTTGATGAAGTTCTTTTCGATCTTAAGGACGGCGAAGTTTCCGGAATCGTGAAGACACAATTCGGATATCACATCATTAAACGGGATCACGCGCAAGGAATTGCTCCATTTAAAGAAATGGAACAACAATTAAAAACTGATTACCAGAACTATCGTTTTCAATATGATTACAACACGATGGTGAATAAACTCCGTACGTTGTATTCATTCAAAGAGAACAATGATGCGGTAAAAGCATTCTCGGTGAGTGTCGATACGTCGAAAACAACAAGCGATATCAATTGGGACAGCACTGTTTCCGCGGCGACGCGAGCATTGGTCATCTACACCTTCGGCGACAGAAAAGTAACCGTAGATGAACTGATTGAATTAACAAAAACGAATCAGGATTTGAAAAATTTGGCATTGAAACTTCCGTTCACTATCCAAACTATTGTCAGCAAGGTCGGTACCGGTTTGATTGCAGAACATCACGCTCGACAACTGGAAGGAAAATTCCCGGACTTCAACCGCACAATGAAGGAATACGAAGAAGGTATTCTCCTTTTCAAAGCGGAACAAGAGAATGTATGGAACAAAGTTCAGCCGTCAGACTCCATCCTGAAAAAATATCATGCAGAACGAAGTGCAACGTATCAATGGCCGGACCGGGTGAATGTGCAAGAAATCTTTGTACCATCAGACAGTGTTGCACAACTTGTGCAAAAAGCAATGACGGGTTATACTGTTGATTCACTCGTTGCCAAAAAACAAAAAGGAAAGAGCAAAAAAGCAGCCTACGACACTGTAAAAATTGTTGTGGCACCAATTAGTTTTGATTCAGCCGCTGCTCTGTACAATGTTCGCGGTACAACACTCGAAACCCGCGGAGTGTTAGGTTTACAACCTCTTTCCACCAACACAGTGACACAACGTGCTTGGGGAATTCCGGAAAAAGATACCATTACCTATTTCCCGAACGAAGGGGGATTTTCCTTTGTGAAAGCATTAAAAAAAGATCCCGCGCGCGAAAAAACATTCGAAGAAGCACAATCGGAGGTTTCCGGAGCATTCCAAGAATATGAAACAAAACGATTAAGTGACGAATGGTTCCAATCGCTGCAGAAAAAATATCCTGTACAACTCAATGCAGACGCATTGGCAAAAACCTTTGCAAAACCGCCGGCAACCGCGGCATCAGAGAAACAATGA
- a CDS encoding CPXCG motif-containing cysteine-rich protein → MDYFGTFHCSFCGEENEVFVEPEGGEEQTLTEDCSVCCRPNVLNIRIIDQTIIIESEFEG, encoded by the coding sequence ATGGATTATTTTGGAACGTTTCATTGCTCATTTTGCGGGGAAGAAAACGAGGTCTTTGTAGAACCAGAGGGAGGGGAAGAACAAACCTTGACGGAGGATTGTTCTGTCTGCTGCCGTCCAAACGTGCTAAATATTCGTATTATAGATCAGACCATCATTATTGAATCAGAATTTGAAGGATAA
- a CDS encoding ABC transporter permease yields MRNVAAVVYRDALIRLTSFTWLFFDMAVPLLYLLMFGVGFNKAVGLGVNTMGTSIPYNDFFLAGVLSMACFGSAINQAYGFFVDRDNGIFYEFLTYPMTRGELLLGKMIFQCVMALAQTALTLSAAIFILGINVNIALIPVTIIAVMAGIAGWFFALSIVAFKIRRNDTFNTLINVAYFVLMFVSSMFYPLDAVPEWLRYISYANPLTWHTDILRYLTIGIGNGGTIMIEAVCFLTFLLLSFWFAQNALKKAA; encoded by the coding sequence ATGAGGAATGTTGCTGCCGTCGTCTACCGCGATGCACTTATAAGGCTTACCAGTTTTACATGGCTCTTCTTTGATATGGCTGTTCCGCTGCTCTACTTGTTAATGTTTGGAGTCGGTTTCAATAAAGCCGTTGGACTCGGCGTGAATACAATGGGTACGTCAATTCCGTACAACGATTTTTTTCTTGCCGGCGTACTCTCAATGGCATGTTTCGGAAGTGCAATTAATCAAGCATATGGATTTTTTGTTGATCGCGATAACGGTATCTTCTACGAATTTCTTACCTATCCGATGACGCGGGGGGAGTTACTTCTAGGGAAAATGATCTTTCAATGCGTGATGGCCTTAGCACAAACCGCACTGACGTTGAGCGCCGCAATATTTATCCTCGGCATCAATGTAAATATTGCTTTGATACCTGTAACAATCATAGCGGTGATGGCCGGAATTGCGGGTTGGTTCTTTGCGTTGTCGATCGTCGCTTTCAAGATTCGTCGTAATGACACCTTTAATACTCTGATCAATGTTGCATACTTCGTTCTGATGTTCGTCAGCAGTATGTTCTATCCGTTGGATGCAGTGCCGGAATGGCTGCGTTACATTTCCTACGCAAATCCACTCACTTGGCATACAGACATCTTACGGTATCTCACAATTGGGATTGGGAATGGAGGAACAATAATGATCGAGGCAGTCTGTTTTCTCACGTTCCTGCTTCTTTCGTTTTGGTTTGCTCAAAACGCTTTAAAAAAAGCAGCGTAA
- a CDS encoding ABC transporter ATP-binding protein: protein MSTAISIKNLVKEYHRKREAPLRAVDDISFDVESGKIFGLLGPNGAGKSTTIKILSTLVPPTSGTVLINGFDVVQKSLEVRKNLCVVLQESAVEVFLTVKHNFLTYGKFHGMSSAEIEKKVGRVVELFSLHDVINQKPIDLSGGIKRRVQVAKMFLVDKPIVFLDEATTGMDTFNKRATVKAIREEAERGRTILLTTHMLEEAEELCHSIAIINHGKIVASGTTDDVKKMGLQLFYLSLKFSEMGKELEELIQKFAPVKIEIVNNEATVTVREHNVALNILSLAQSSGALKHFEISTASLEDVFVELIDGKKMRTTR, encoded by the coding sequence ATGTCCACCGCAATATCCATTAAAAATCTTGTTAAAGAATATCACCGGAAGCGTGAAGCACCGCTGCGTGCCGTAGACGATATTTCCTTTGACGTTGAATCCGGAAAAATTTTTGGACTGCTCGGGCCAAACGGGGCAGGGAAATCAACAACCATTAAGATTCTTTCCACACTCGTTCCGCCAACTTCGGGAACTGTCCTGATCAATGGATTCGACGTTGTGCAGAAATCATTGGAAGTCCGAAAAAACCTCTGCGTTGTGCTGCAAGAAAGCGCCGTTGAAGTATTTCTGACCGTGAAACATAATTTCCTTACCTATGGAAAATTCCATGGAATGTCCTCTGCCGAGATCGAGAAGAAAGTGGGACGTGTGGTGGAATTGTTCAGCTTACACGACGTGATCAATCAAAAACCGATTGATCTGAGCGGAGGAATAAAACGACGTGTTCAGGTGGCAAAAATGTTTTTGGTTGATAAACCAATTGTTTTTTTGGACGAAGCAACAACCGGGATGGATACGTTCAACAAACGAGCAACAGTGAAAGCAATCAGAGAAGAAGCGGAACGCGGACGAACGATCCTTTTGACGACACACATGCTTGAAGAGGCGGAAGAATTGTGCCATTCCATTGCGATTATCAATCACGGAAAAATTGTCGCCAGCGGAACCACCGATGATGTGAAGAAAATGGGACTGCAGTTGTTTTATCTTTCCTTGAAGTTCAGCGAGATGGGAAAAGAACTGGAAGAATTGATTCAAAAATTTGCTCCTGTAAAGATTGAGATTGTGAACAATGAAGCAACAGTGACTGTGCGGGAACATAATGTTGCCTTAAACATTCTTTCGCTGGCACAATCGTCCGGTGCATTGAAACATTTTGAAATTTCCACCGCTTCGCTGGAGGATGTTTTTGTTGAATTGATTGACGGTAAGAAGATGAGGACAACTCGATGA